One Micromonospora eburnea genomic region harbors:
- a CDS encoding FAD-dependent oxidoreductase, giving the protein MFRSPARVFAALNAVRPPDQAYPVLGKAIVLGGSVAGMLAARVLSDHAESVVVIDRDDLRAHGGRPGVPQGTQLHALLPGGFLQLERLLPGFREQALAQGAVEAPPAARRNYLDGRLKVVVPDDADSLTGSRPLLEGLIRQHVLRLPNVRAVTARATGLVFDGAVTSGVRYDVGGVPGVASGDLVVDAMGRSSRLSEWLEQAGWDRPVTRRMTVNLNYATALFRRPQTNPDPALVLALHSPRLSSDVAGAAFFAVEDGRWMAMMAGYGENRPGRTPEDFVRRLREQFPPEFGEVAGNEMLGDVQTYRHADSRRRQFHAVRRLPAGLVSVGDAVASFNPVYGQGMTAATLHAACLSAYLRSGPDPGVPARRFFALQKVVVDAAWSMSTSADLALPHVDGPYPRGYRFSSWASRQIVTATTTDVSIARRFNAVVSMRTHPRSLATPGVLLGALRANRRAR; this is encoded by the coding sequence ATGTTCCGCTCCCCGGCCCGGGTGTTCGCCGCGCTGAACGCGGTGCGACCACCCGATCAGGCGTACCCGGTCCTCGGCAAGGCGATCGTGCTCGGCGGCAGCGTCGCCGGGATGCTGGCCGCCCGGGTGCTGTCCGACCACGCGGAGAGCGTCGTCGTCATCGACCGGGACGACCTGCGGGCACACGGCGGTCGGCCCGGTGTGCCGCAGGGGACGCAACTGCACGCGCTGCTGCCCGGCGGCTTCCTCCAGCTCGAACGCCTGCTCCCCGGGTTCCGCGAACAGGCGTTGGCCCAGGGGGCGGTGGAGGCCCCGCCCGCGGCCCGGCGAAACTATCTCGACGGCCGGCTGAAGGTGGTGGTACCCGACGACGCGGACAGCCTGACGGGTAGCCGGCCCCTCCTGGAAGGTCTGATCCGCCAGCACGTGCTCCGACTGCCCAACGTCAGGGCGGTCACCGCCCGCGCCACGGGTCTCGTGTTCGACGGCGCCGTGACCAGCGGGGTCCGTTACGACGTCGGTGGGGTGCCGGGCGTGGCGTCCGGTGATCTCGTGGTGGACGCCATGGGGCGGTCGAGCCGGCTGTCCGAGTGGCTGGAGCAGGCCGGCTGGGACCGTCCCGTCACCCGGCGGATGACCGTGAACCTGAACTACGCGACGGCGCTGTTCCGGCGCCCCCAGACGAACCCGGACCCGGCGCTCGTCCTGGCGCTGCACAGTCCGAGGCTGTCGTCGGACGTGGCCGGTGCCGCGTTCTTCGCCGTCGAGGACGGCCGGTGGATGGCCATGATGGCCGGGTACGGGGAGAACCGGCCGGGGCGCACCCCGGAGGATTTCGTACGCCGGCTGCGGGAGCAGTTCCCACCGGAGTTCGGCGAGGTCGCCGGCAACGAGATGCTCGGTGACGTCCAGACCTACCGCCACGCCGACAGCCGGCGACGGCAGTTCCACGCGGTGCGGCGGCTGCCGGCCGGGCTGGTCAGTGTCGGTGACGCCGTCGCGTCGTTCAACCCGGTGTACGGGCAGGGGATGACCGCGGCGACCCTGCACGCGGCCTGCCTGTCGGCGTACCTGCGATCCGGCCCGGATCCGGGCGTGCCGGCGCGCCGGTTCTTCGCCCTGCAGAAGGTGGTGGTCGACGCCGCCTGGTCGATGTCCACCTCCGCCGACCTGGCGTTGCCGCACGTCGACGGGCCCTACCCGCGCGGCTACCGGTTCTCCAGCTGGGCCAGCCGGCAGATCGTCACGGCGACCACCACGGACGTGTCGATCGCGCGGCGGTTCAACGCGGTCGTGTCCATGCGTACGCACCCACGGTCGCTGGCCACCCCCGGTGTGCTGCTCGGTGCCCTGCGGGCCAACCGGCGGGCACGCTGA